gtgctcgttttttttttgtttactctGGTGCCCGCCTAAACGGGATGCCCTAACCAATTGCTGAAaaagcttataggctaatccaggactaaTTCTACCCATACCACTGAGGGTTTCTACGCAGGATCGTACCAGAGCGAACTAACCAAGGCCAAAGAATACcacaagaatttttattttctaaaatttaggttttcaatcaaaaatcatGCTTAAATTGAAACTAAAATGATCGTAGTGTTAAACGGTATATGAACCAGGATTGTAGAAGTAAACGGTATATCAACTAGGATTGTAGAAGTATGTGGGAtcgaatattttaattatagggGTATTACCTAAAGGAGATCCAGGTGTGGCCGGGGTACCGCCTAGAGATGACACACGGTGTGGCGTATGACCTgataagagataaaatataaaattctaaatatataaaactcaaaggtgactgactgacatagtgatctatcaacgcattgaaatttggcatgcaggtagatgttatgacgtgaGCATCCGCTAAgataggattttgataaattctaaCCCCAAGGGGATgaaagtgatttggctgaaatttgaaatgaaaatagattttactctgaattaataggttacttttcatcccggaaaaattcttGGTTTTCacgtgatttgtgaaaaccgaCATCGGACAatgtcgcgggcgcccgctaacTAAGCTGACAAGCTTTAAGCATTCATAAAATGCGTCTGCCTGTCCATGGCCtaagattacaaaaaaatatatataatataatgtttttctattacacgacaattaaaaaaaatatagtaagccTCAAAAGATAGACAAGAAAATATGGCATTGTGGACTATTTTGTAAACctctgtaaaatatatattacagcAAGCATTTTGTTATTCTTGAAAGGCAGAAATGAAAGCATCCCAGGCGTCTTAAGTTCTTAAGATAATTATCGTCACACTTAAACCATTTTACACAAAACTGACAAATTATATACATGAACTATTCATTTACTCAATCACACAgaaaaccacatgaaaatcACTTTACACGTTTTTGGGTTTATGGCGAATTGACAGACTTACAgaataacttttataataaaaaaaaaatgagtatgTTACCCGGTGGACTGGCAGAGAGTTGCGGCGAACTGCGGCCTTCGCTGCGGCGACCCGACGCGGACCTGCTACGACCAAACCTGCTCTCAATGCATTTATTTCAGTACCACTTCTACatcacattcatcatcatcatcatcatcatcatcatcatcatcatcatcatcatcatcatcatcatcatcatcatcattatcatccatcatcatcatcatcatcatcagccgatagacgtccactgctggacataggcctcttgcatgaacctccaaccaACCCGcgtgatgtcttcagtccacctagtgggggatcgaccaacactacgctttccggtgatgccattccagcacttaggGACTCCAACgttcatcagctcttcgaactgcccactgccacttcagcttcgcgactcgctgagctatgtcagtgactttggttctgctgcggatctcctcatttctaattcgatcacacagaaaaactccaagcatagctcgctccatcgcccgttgagtgactttaagccttctaataggtcccatagttagcgactcactgctaagctcgactctcctctcagaatgaaagggatttggccaataatccaccacactggcccattgcggattggcagacttcacactcgcagggaattaagaaaattctctggtatgcaggtttcctcgcgatgtttttccttgagacatgtgatatttaatttcttaaaatgcacacaactaaaaagttggagatgcaaaccccagaccggatttgaactttTCTGATTTATGTATAACTTTTCGCTGGGCTATTACTGCTCTTCTACATCACActcaattatattaatatacagaTAACCATTCTctgcttttaaagtaaaacttctttacaaaACGTCTGAAAAAGGATTGTTGACATCAGAAGTGTATTTAAAGAGCAAAACACCATTATTGAAAACCAATCAGGTCTAACGATTCCcaccaagaatgttaccaataaattCTAGAAAGGCAAAGAATCTTGAACGAAGTTTCTTACTTGTAACCTTAATTCTAGccactagtaaataaataaataaattgttgtcTCACCTAAACTGAGACCGTCTCGGCGTTATGGGCGAGCCCTCGCTTATTTGTCCAAAATGCGTCGACTGACCGTTTACCTACAATAGAAAttgatatagaaaaataaatgttttatttcattacattaAAATAGATTATCAAACCATTGCATAATTAGGGTTGTTAGTACACGAGTGCATATTAAAAATGCAAGCGAGTTCTATAATAAAGTCATAAGTGAGTTTCATAATAGAGATATAATTGAGATTTATAATAAGGAAGTCACAAgagagttaaataataaaaacacaagtgAGTATTATGATAGAGACacaattgaattttataatagtCACGACTCACAGGTGCGTTTTATAATAGAGACGcaagtgagttttataatacagtcacaagtgacttttatatttaacatagtaagttttataatagatagagacataattgaattttataatagaaTAGACATAAGTTACTTTTATAATTGAGACACAAGTGCATTTTATAACAAAGATAGAAATGATTTTATGATAAATACATACGTGAGTTTGATAGTACGGACACAAGTGTTAATAGAGACGCGAGtgatttttataatagaaaaacgagtgcattttataataatgattttgtgaACAGTGAATTTACCTTATAATGGAAGAACaagtgaattttataaaaagataCAAATGAGTTTTACAATAAAGACAATAGTCAATAATGATTGGGACTGATGGCTTAACATATCTGAAATGTCATTGAAAATTTCTgagtagaaaaaaaaagcttgaaATTCCTTGGCCTTTAACCTTCATTCCTGATTTGGGTAAATGAGGGCATGCCTCATGAGTAACATTTAACATTAGTGGCCACATCTGCTTAGTATCTGCTTGTATCATCACTGAACGAAGGACCCTATAAAGTACTCACCCTGCAGGTGTCGAGTCGTTTCCGCGGCGGGTCGGAAGGCGGCGCGGGCGCAGGGGGGCGCGGCTCGTCGTCGCGCGCGGGCCGCCGCCGCTTACGCTCCAGAAGCAAGAAGTATATCACCTTCTCTGTGTTGTGGctagaataaaataaagatttccTTGAAGTGAAACTCATACCCACATTGGACGTACAGTGCTCGCCACTGATTTtcatgtttgtgaagttagctgcggaatgagtatgCACATTCGTACAGACGCGAACACTCCCCGCCCGTGTAGTTTGTACCGATTCATTGcacagtcatttgttgctaaatTCACAAACGAAGATTCTTGGCGAGCACTATTCAACATGCCCATGCATCAAAAAATGATCAGATTTAATTTAGACAAATTAAATCTGATCCATTTTAATGAGACACTTCTAATTGCAGATGGACTTGTCTATTGTTGATGAATTTGAGTGTTCATCATGAACAGAGAAACTCATCAACAATAGACATCATATCAGCCTATACACTCTCTATAGGAGAGTGAATTGTGGCTTAGCCTTAGAACAAGGCAGGTGTTTAGAttaataatgtttgacttttATAACAGTCACTATCTAATGTTAAGGATAATAATCAGGACACTGGGGTGTAATACAACTAAGCCCTCCACTCTGGACTGAGAATTTTTAATGAtcatttcttgaaaaaaaaaaggaaaaaaacttAGTTAAACTCCATATAAAAGCACATAAATTGTCCTATATGGATGAAAGCATGGGAATTTAGAAAGTAATTGAATAGGCTGATAAAGATATACTTACCCATTATGTGCATTACATACGTTACTTTActgtgataggccagtggatatgttCTCTGACTTAGATTGGGAGGGCGAAGGTTCTAATCTGGTgcaggcatgcacctccaacttttcagataagtgcattttaagaaattaaatatcagtctcaaacagtgaaggcaAAATTTtttaaggaaacctgcatacttgagaattttcttaattctctgtgtgtgaagtctgccaatccccatcgGGCTAATGTGGTGGAcacctcacattctgagaggagactcgtgctcaacagtgagccgtatatgagttgataatgatgatatacttACTGTGGACTCAACAGATCCTGTATTAGCTTGTCCCTTTGTTTGAAGCAGCCCAGACTGCATATAGCTTGCAACACGTCAGGGTCAATGGCCTCAGCTGAAGGCAGCACCCTGGTCTGCACCACCTCCATCATGGGCAGCTCCTGCTCCAGCTCCCCTCGACCACCTGCTGTCACCCACGGGTGACGGGTGATTTCTGCTAGCTGGAAATTAGTATTCAGTATTTTAGTACAAACAACATCTTCATCATGAGCCCTATATTGTGAtaagaaattgatttttttacatacattttattttaattttagttgttTTAGAATATCTCTTAGCACAGTATGCCTTtcagcataggcctcctccagcaaCTATATACATAAGGAATACAAAGAAACACATATGGTCTTAATTCAAATCACATAGTGTcatgtatataatatgtatatgtatatatatatatatatatatttctgtgACTTTTCTAAActaaagttaaattaagtaggtatcttgCTCAATAAACATTATCTAATTACTATTTGCTTTTTAgactaaagtgcttgtaaactaagactaTGACTTATTATTATATCACTCACAGTCATTCTCTTCTCGGGGTTCACTTCAATCATGCCTCTCAACAGTTGCTGGCAGTCGGGCGGTACAAAGTGAGGCACATGGAACACTCCTCTCTTAACCTGTAATAGGAGTTGTAGTAAGtgcatgttatgcttagatgcagaggtgtatctgaacaacgcTCAGCACATATCAGGCCTCAGGCCGGCTCGGCCTGCTAAACTTCTGGAGCAAGCTCTGTAAGCTGGAATGACTCCAGTGGGGATCAGCACCAAATGGACTTACGTACAACGCCCAACCTTTAGTGGCTAAGtgtggaaaaggcccaggaaagaagaagaggAAGGGGCCTAAACTTCAATACAAAGACAAAGTGCATTATCAACTGAGTCGTGAGACTATAAATGTTAGTAAATAGATATGACAGGAAAATGATTGCTGGACTAAAAATTCAATTGATATTGCAATTACTATAGCAGTTTGTACTCATTTGATTGAGCAGATTCAACTGAGGAGAATCTATATATCCCCTATTCAATGtacacaaacaatcaaatatttctttatgtataatattagtatagacagtttaaatataaattacaaattatgaatGAGAAATTTTAATGCTTGCTAGGTATTTGGAAGTGGTAGGTATGGTATTTTGGCCCACAAATGAGTGTACaaagaagaaaattatttactgtaCCTTTTCCAATAGTTGCCTCAAGTTATCGTCGTCGAAAGGAAGAGCTCCAACAAGTAGCGCGTAGAGGATAACGCCACAAGACCACACATCGGCACGCCGTCCATCGTATTTTTCACCCTGAACAGAAATTATACTAACGAACTAACTTATcttattatttgataaataataagctAACCACTTTATCTGTTTACAAACAATTaagaattcaaaatttcaaattacaAATTGACAGAAGTAGCGTTTTGTTATAGCTAAGACAGTGTATTATCTATAGCTAAGACCTTATACCgaaatgtatttatattgttaGATTTTGATGAAATGTTGATGAATATTTAAGATTACACATTAATTTTAActgtatgtttaaaaaatactttacgtaATCAATTTAATAAGGTAAAATTGAAATgtacaatttcttttattaagttttataattattatctgtagTTTTACTTTGAAATAACAAAACGGAAGCTTAGATGTggctataaaataaattctccCATTATTAAAGACATAGAGTGTTTGTTTATAAGCAGTCAAGCAGAGTATTAAGAATACAAGATTAAAAGGGTAGTGGacatataacaaatatataaacaaatagctggcgccacgcggttttacccgcgtggtttccgttcctgtaggaatatggggataatatatagcctatagccttccgcaataaatgggctaatactgaaaaaaaaatttaaatcggaccagtagttcctgagattagcgcgttcatacatagataataattgttggagcccaaaggattagcaaactgaagtggcagtgggcgggccatatctgtcgtagatATGGCCTACttgcagtcaggtaaaaatatGTTATATCATTGAGTATAcaaacagatttattttaatgaaacattacgcatttttacaattttaaaataaggtaTTAAACCTAACTTTACTATTAATTTTAGGCtataccacaaaataatgttcGTTATTTAtgggaaaattcttttactttatGGCAGCACCGCAACAGCCGGCACGGTTTTGTCAAATAGTACTTCATAAGGCGACTAAATTAAAATGATCCCGTCTGACAACCGTTTTTATGCTAATAGAGATAGCACTATACATGTTACTGCTACAGAAAAAGAGACAAAGGAAACCTAAAAAAATTCACGttagaattttataaaatcgaATAATGTTCTTGACTTGATCGACCGTTGCTTTGATTTTTGTGAAACCGTTGAAAGTGGGTgcaattgaaaattgaaaatatatttacgaaTTGGTTACGAGTACAATAAATAAGTTTAGTgaattgtgttaaaatgaagTCAGCAAAATCGAAAGCAAGACTTAACGAAATGCGGACACCTTCTAGGAGTAAACAAAATTTGTTTCAAGGTGAGAAAGATCCAGTGGAAGTATACTGCCGTTTGCGCCCCATGCCACGGGATACCGATATTCCTTGCATTAAAATATTGTCACCGACCACACTTCTACTAACGCCGCCTTCAACAGCGATAAGTTACAGAAATGAAGGCGCCAAAACGATGAAATACACTTTCAAAGAAGTGTTCCCGCCGGACGCAAACCAACAAGATATTTTCGACAAAGTAGCTCTTCCCTTGGTCGAAGGACTCGTTAAAGGTAAAAATGGCCTCTTGTTCACTTACGGAGTTACCGGGAGCGGGAAAACCTTCACAATGACCGGCGAGCCACAAAACTGCGGCATTTTACCCAGATGtcttaatgttttgtttaaaactaTAAACGAACTACAAGCGCACAAGTACGTATTCAAGCCCGACAAGATGAATATGTTCGATATTCAAAACGAAGCTGAGGCCATGCTGGAGAGGCAACAAGAACTGCacaaatttaaaagtaatagaaaaaataactcTAATCCCAATCTAGCCATGTCTGATacagaaatgaataaaatagaTGGACTCAATGAAGATAACCAGTATGCTGTGTTTGTAACTTACATAGAAATTTATAATAACAGTGTGTTTGATCTGTTGGACGATGGCCCATCTATAACCAAAAACTTACAATCGAAAGTTATCAGGGAAGATGCTGCAAGTAACATGTATGTCCATGGAGTTACAGAGGTGGAGATAAAATCTGCTGAGGAAGCATTTGATGCTTTTTATTTaggtttaaaaagaaaaagaatggCTCACACAACTCTAAATGCAGAGTCGAGTAGAAGCCATTCTGTTTTCACTATCAGATTGGTACAGGCCCCAGTAGACTCCATGGGGGAAGCTGTGATACAAAATAAGGAGTATCTATCAATAAGCCAACTTAGTCTTGTTGATTTAGCTGGAAGCGAGCGCACAAACAGGACAAAAAACACAGGCCAGCGTTTGAGGGAAGCTGGGAACATTAACAAGTCATTGATGACTCTAAGATCTTGCATGGAAATTTTACGTGAGAATCAAATAAATGGTGCTAAAAATAAGGTGCCTTATAGGGACTCTAAAATCAcacatttgtttaaaaattattttgaaggCCATGGTCATGTACGTATGATTGTCTGTGCTAATCTAAGAGCAGAGGATTACGATGAAACTATACAAGTGATGAGATTTGCAGAGATGGCTGCTGAAGTGGAAGTTTTGAAACCCCAAATCAATAATGCAGCTTCTACATTAGGCTTAATGACAGGTCGTCGTAAAGCTAATAGGTTATTTACGACTGCAAGAGATAACATCAATAGACCTGAAGCTAAAGATCTGGAAATGGACCTGGGGTTGGTTTATAGCCTAGGACCAGACTTCCCTAGCCTCGAGTTGAATAGCTCTCAGGCATCTCATATAATCAAAGAGTTAATAGCACATTTGGAGATGAGGATAAGTCGTAGAGAAACACTGAAGAGAAGTAAAGCACTAAAGGATGAGAAACTCAGATCTATGTTACTGGATATGGAAAAGGAATCTATGGACATCAAGAGTGAAAATGTCTCATTACGAGGACAACTAGCGGCGGCCCAGCGTCGTAACAAGGCTTTAGAAGATCGGATAACGGCTAGTGAAAACGCGGCGCTCTCGTATCAACGAAAGCTGTCTGAAATGAGCGAATACTCGTCAGCTCTTAAACGTGATTTGCAAGAAAAAGAATTACTTCTCAGCCAAAACAAATTGGACAAAGAGAAGCAGAAGAAAATTCTGGAGAGGAAGTATCATCACAAAATCGCTGCAGAACATGAGAAGGCGAAAGAAATAAACTCTGAAAAGCAACAACTGCAGAATGAGGTAGAAGAGAAGGAAAACAGGTTAAGAATTATCGCGCAAGCTCTGAATGGTGGCAGAAGTGATAATATTACAGATTTGAGGAAAGGAACTGGGGATATGGCAGCACAAACTAGTGTGCGAGACTTCACACCTGGTTCTACACCAAGAGCATTGCCAGCTCATCTGCTGACGCCATTTACCACGGCACCACAGACTAGAGAATCTCGCGATACCCCAGCAACTTCTCGCCGTGGAGTAGCCATAGCCAACCCTCGTTATAAACGCTCCCTCTCTGCCGATGGTAAAGGGTGGGTCGAACATGCACCAAGCAAAATCGTCCCAATGGGCACAGTCATGAAACCGAACATAGCGAACAGCAAATGTGTAAACAAACTTACCAATGTCAAAGACATAACCAGCTCTAAAAAGTCAAAATACTGTCTAGTAACTCAAGATCAAGACACAGACGGGGAGTTAAGCACAACACTATACAAGGGGAACATTGTACCGACGTGCGGCGGTGGAGCTCAAGTGATATTCAACGACGTAGAGATGCTGAAACAGTTCTCTCCCACAAAAGAGCCTGACACATCTCGCAGGACGTCCGGCACCACCTGTGCAAGGCATTCGGGCAAACGGCGAGACACTGGAGGCTCTCCACCACATACACCATCCAATACAAGTAAGAAACAAAGAGTTGATGATGAttgaattgtatttttgtgatttaagtaatattaaataacattgtatttattaacaccaaccaatatattttaaatattatgacaatttaatatatataataaattttgatgTTAGAATGAAGATCAATACCTGTGTGTATGCAAAATACAAAGGCATAACTTGGAAGTTTTTATCATAAACCGAGTCGGTTACAGTGAGGTCCTAAGGGCTTATTTGTTGTTCACAAAATGGGTTTTATTCGTTTATTATTaaagacgttttttttttgttatttttagacGCCAAGACTCAAGACGGGGGCTCTTCGCAAGATATGAGATTGTCTAGTAACATACCATACTTATATTCGTTCGCGTAAGTTATTTTACACTCCACTATCAAAACGTCTTTGTGTAATAAACGAATGGTCTAATTTTGATGTAACTATGAATATAGACAAATGTTAGTACAATTATGTAAAACATTGAAAACAGAATAGAGCTTCTGTGTGTTAACGCATTTTTGTATCCTACAATCTTATTAAGAGATTTTGCTGAAATcaattcaataaaaacaaaatttagttAATAGTAATAGCGccaatatttgaaaaaaatcgtaggtagatatgaataaaaattacacgCATTTCGCAGTTCTGTTTCTATAAGGTGGTTTCATCagcaccttgaagttatgggaaatactccatttaataaaaatattttatttttgact
Above is a window of Bicyclus anynana chromosome 8, ilBicAnyn1.1, whole genome shotgun sequence DNA encoding:
- the LOC112045108 gene encoding kinesin-like protein KIF23; the encoded protein is MKSAKSKARLNEMRTPSRSKQNLFQGEKDPVEVYCRLRPMPRDTDIPCIKILSPTTLLLTPPSTAISYRNEGAKTMKYTFKEVFPPDANQQDIFDKVALPLVEGLVKGKNGLLFTYGVTGSGKTFTMTGEPQNCGILPRCLNVLFKTINELQAHKYVFKPDKMNMFDIQNEAEAMLERQQELHKFKSNRKNNSNPNLAMSDTEMNKIDGLNEDNQYAVFVTYIEIYNNSVFDLLDDGPSITKNLQSKVIREDAASNMYVHGVTEVEIKSAEEAFDAFYLGLKRKRMAHTTLNAESSRSHSVFTIRLVQAPVDSMGEAVIQNKEYLSISQLSLVDLAGSERTNRTKNTGQRLREAGNINKSLMTLRSCMEILRENQINGAKNKVPYRDSKITHLFKNYFEGHGHVRMIVCANLRAEDYDETIQVMRFAEMAAEVEVLKPQINNAASTLGLMTGRRKANRLFTTARDNINRPEAKDLEMDLGLVYSLGPDFPSLELNSSQASHIIKELIAHLEMRISRRETLKRSKALKDEKLRSMLLDMEKESMDIKSENVSLRGQLAAAQRRNKALEDRITASENAALSYQRKLSEMSEYSSALKRDLQEKELLLSQNKLDKEKQKKILERKYHHKIAAEHEKAKEINSEKQQLQNEVEEKENRLRIIAQALNGGRSDNITDLRKGTGDMAAQTSVRDFTPGSTPRALPAHLLTPFTTAPQTRESRDTPATSRRGVAIANPRYKRSLSADGKGWVEHAPSKIVPMGTVMKPNIANSKCVNKLTNVKDITSSKKSKYCLVTQDQDTDGELSTTLYKGNIVPTCGGGAQVIFNDVEMLKQFSPTKEPDTSRRTSGTTCARHSGKRRDTGGSPPHTPSNTNAKTQDGGSSQDMRLSSNIPYLYSFA